TTTCACCTTTTGCTCAATATCCGCGTCCAGGCCAGGCCACCAGAAATAGCTTCGGGCTAACATTTTCATGCGAACCATTCCAGGATGTCCATCATGTAGTTCCTGGAGAAGCTTGACTCTTCCTTGAGGAGGAATGACTACGCGAGAGCCCCAGAGTAGACAACCATCCTGACAGCTAAGTTGGTGCTTTCTATCAGAGTAGGGCTTGAACTCAATGCGATCATTTGAATTGGGCCAACCGGACATTACTTGGTGTCGTACTGCACTAAGAATAGGATCTTTTGAGGTCCAACGCTCAATGTCCTTGACTTTAACGGGTGTGTTGACTTCAAGATGATTCATTACAAACATAATGTCGCCAGGCACTGGAACATTTCTGGTTTCATTTGGCAATGGCAGCCGGCTCAGGCCATCGGCATTACCATTTTTCTGGCCTTCTCGATATACTAAAGTGTATGAGTAGCCTGACAGGAATACCGCCCACCTCAATATGCGTGGTGAGGCTGAGGTCGGTATTTGTTTAGTTGACTGTAGCAGACCCAGCAGGGGTTTGTGATCAGTGTAGATGGTAAAACTCCGTCCATATAAGTATGAGTGGAACTTCCTCACCCCGAACATGATGGCTGCTGCCTCTTTGTCGAGCTGTGAATAGTTCTTTTCGGCTGGGGACAGAGTACGTGAGGCATATGAAATAGGACGTTCAGTCCCATCATCCATCACATGTGAAATCACACAACCAAGACCATATGGTGATGCGTCACAAGCAAGGGTTAACTCTCTTTCCAAGCTGTAATGCACTAGAAGTTGTGAAGAGTGAAGTGTGGACTTGGCTTGGTTCCAAGATTTTTCATGTGCTTCACTCCAGTTCCAAGGTGTGTCTTTGACTAACAGCTGATGTAAAGGAGATAGTATTGTAGTGATGTTAGGTATGTAACAAGCGTAATAGTTAAGCATGCCTAAAAAGGCTTGCAGTTCTTTCAGATTAGAAGGTCTCGGTGACTCTTGAATTGCTTTGATTTTCTCGTCAAGGGGGTGGATACCATCTTTGTCTATGCGGTGTCCCAGGTAAGTGACTTCAGGTGCTTGAAAAATGCACTTCGAACGTTTAAGACGGACGCCAGCTTTGTCCAGACGTGACAGGACTTCTGTTAGACTTTTGAGATGATCTGCTGATGTCTTCCCGGCAATGAGAATATCATCTATTCGTACTACAACATTCGGAATACCCTGCAGTAAATTTTCCATTGTGCGTTGGAAAATCCCAGGGGCTGAGGCAATGCCGtagcacagtctattgtaCTCAAATAGGCCTTTATgagtggtgatagtggtgtacTTCTTTGATTCTTCATCTAACTCAAGTTGTTGATAAGCTTGACTCAGATCTAGTTTTGTAAACTGCACTCCACCTCCAAGTTGAGCTAGCAGATCCTCTGTTTTAGGAATTGGGTAATTGTCAAGTTTGCTAACTTGGTTCAAAGTAACTTTGAAGTCTCCACAAATGCGTATAGACTCATCAGATTTGACAATGGGCACAATGGGTGTTGCCCATTCCGAAAATTGAACTGGACGAATTGTTCCTTCTTCTAACAAACGGTCCAATTCTCTCTCTACCTTCTGACGTCGTGCATATTCTAACGTGCGAGGTTTGAAGTACTTGGGTTTGGCTTGAGGATCAACGTATATCTTTGCTTTCACTCCTTGAATTGTCCCTAGTCCTTCCTTGAATACATTTTCATGTTTCTTTAGCAGGTCAGACACATCAGGGGATACAACTTGAACTAGGAAAATCTCTGGCCATGACAACTTAACATGTTGTAACCAATCTCGTCCAAAGAGACTGGGCACCTTGCCTTGTACAACTATAACTGGCAAGTGTTCAAAGAAGTCCTTGTACTTGACTTCCACTACAAGCTTTCCTAAAACTGGAATTGTCTCCCCGGTGTATGTTTTCAAGGTTAGCTTGGTATCTTGCAGATTGAGAGATGAACCCTCAATGTTCTTCAATTGATCAAAAATGTCCTCTCCGATTACTGAAAATGATGCACCAGTGTCTAGTTCCATTTGAACTTTAAGACCATTTAATTCAACATCTACTAAATACGGATTTTGGCGGTTGCCTTGACTGACAGCAAACAATGGATATATATCTTCatcttctatttctttatcagTATCCAGGACATGAATTGCTGGTTTCCCTTGTTTTGGATggtggtttgaatttggcttggTTGTCTCGGAcgacttttttgcttttttgagaCATTTGGCAACAATATGTCCTTTCTTTTTACAATAATGGCACGTGGCCTCCTTGAAACGACATTTTGACGGGTGGTGATTTTTTCCACAACGATAACactctttattttcgcttttagaACGCGGTAAGGGCGAAGAACTGACCTTTTTTACAGATGCAGACGTTGAACTTAACGTAGAAGGAGCAGATTGAAGATCGGCCATGTGCTGTGCGGTCGTTTCCATAGACGAAGCAATGTCGTAAGCTTTTTTGAAAGTTAAGTTCTCTTCTGATAGCAAACGCCTTTGAATTCTTTCATTGTTAATTCCAGACACCAGACGATCACGCAGCATATTTTCCAGACTGCCACCAAAATTGCAGTATTCTGCCATGTTTCGTAGAGCCGCTACAAAGTCAGACACGTTCTCCCCGCTCAATCTGAAACGGTTATTGAACTTGTGCCGTTGCACGCTTTCACTCGGTTTTGGGTTGAAATGGCTCTTTACCAAGGTGCACAAGTCAGCATAAGATTTCTCTCCAGTTTTCGCTGGGGCCAGCAGATCAGACATTAATTTGTAGGTTTTTTTCCCTACCGAACTGAGGAGGATTGCACGGCGTATTTTCAAGTCATCGTCAGACGTAGTTACTCCATTTGCTTCAAAATAGAAGTTTAGACGCTCGATATACTGTTCCCATGAATCAGAATCTCTGTCGAATTCGTCTATTTTGCCGTAGGTTGCCATTTCCGAAATCCTCGTCGCCAAAAATGtaatgtatttgagaaaaaccttaggatcaaaacgaataaacagtaatggcggactctcgttgtttattgctgttacccagaaaaccttgcggtcatacaaacaggaatcccaaacattacaCGCTCCATGGAGCACTTGGCCCCAGTCTCACCAACCGAGCTGCCTGGCTTGCACGACAGGTATAGTGGGGTGTACCATCTAAGAAAATATCTAATGCACCAAATGATATTTGGAGGCGTTAAAGAAGAAACTAAAAGTAATTTATTcctctctgattggttgtctATGAGAGTTCACACGGCAGTTCTTACGTATATTTTGATTGGTTATTATGACTGCATGATTTCACTTACACCATCTCTGATTGGATGTCTATGAGAAATCGCACGTATATTCTCACGTATATTCTGATTAGTTATTATTACTATGATTTATGTTACAccctttctgattggttgtatATGCTTTACTCTTGTTTGGCTCGTGAACAAGTAATCCCAGCAGTTCACGTCAGTCCTTACGTATCTTCTGATTGGTTATTATAACTTTGATTTATGTTACAccctttctgattggttgtctATGCTTTACTCTTGTTTGGCTCATGAACAAGTAATCCCAGCAGTTCACGTCAGTCTTTACGTATCTTCTGATTGGTTATTATACTGCATGATTTATCTTACACtctctctgattggttgtgtATGCTTTACTCTCCTTTTTCTTGTGAACTATGGAGAGGTAATGCAAGCAGTTTACGTCGCTTATAAGCACTTTGTGGTTTAATGAGCTCCGATAATCTGCCTTCAATGCTTCTAAGCAATTCCTTGTcaaaattttcaaacaaattcAACCTTGGGATGTAATAACTCGGTAGATTCTGTTTACTCACGTAGTCCCGCAGGAGTTGCAACAAACCAATGAACCGATCTACAACCTTATCCTTGCTCCAGTCCAAATCCTCCTTTCCGAAATTATAATGAAAGAAGACGGTTTTAATGTGGTAAGAGGAAAGGTGATGGAGCGGGATATCTTTGAGTCTGATAGACTTTGCTATCCGTATTACTTCATGCCGACATCCCTTATCCTTCTTATCTATGTTATACAACTTTCTTTTTTCATCCAGAGAAAATGAGTTTCTCCAGAGAAGTTCGTCATCGGCTGTGGGTTTGGCTACGTAATGTCTCACCCTCTTCTCAATACCTTCCTTCTCCTTGTCATCCTTGAACAATAGCGCAGGAACAAGATCAATGTCAAGTTCTTTATCAGTCGCTTGAACATTTAGTGTTGCCGCAGGTCCTTTCTTGTTTCCCGCTGTGCATTGTAGACCTGGAATCGTAATTTTATTCAATGCGTGCTGTATCAAACCGAAGAACCAATTGCACACGAGAACAGGACTCAAATACCCCTTCTGCAATACACGATTTTTACCCTCTGATACAAACTGCCCTTCAATACGTTGCCGCAGCTTTACGTAGCCAGGGCGGTCCTCGACGATCTCTAGATGACTTAAGTTGGCTTTGAAAGCAACCATTATGTCAAGCTCGTCCGCATGATCCGTTTTCAAGTTCTCGTAAAAGCTTCCGGTGTATTCAAAATGGCTGAACACGCATCCGGACCGACGGCTACTACAGAGACGATTCAAGTGGACACGAAGTTCTGAAAGGAATTTGTTCGATGTGGATCGCGCCCATTTTCTTGAAGATTTGGAAATTTTCCtttgagcaaaaaaatgtcttAACTCCTTTGGTGTCAAGACGTTGATTTGCTTGCCTGGGTTTTtgcgttttctttttctgcaTATCTCTGAAAATGAAAGTTCTGGACATCAGCATATGATACTATAGAGTCTATCCTGATATTACACCTACCCTGATTTttcttgtgtgtgtgtgtgtgtgtgtgggggggggggggggggggggggtgggggggggggtgcgaaatccggaAAAGGGGAAAacttgaggggggggggggagccaATGTCCTTAATGGCACATCGTTACTGtggcttttaaaaaatatgtacCTAATTTAATATCGCTGAAGCTGCATTCATCAAATTCTTCATACATGTCAGGTATGgatatatataaaaatctagactaaaaaaaatacaaagttgTAATACTAGGGACAGGGGAGTTTGATACaaagacattaagaaaactaggaggggggggggagggcagcAAATGTCCTTACTGTCATATCCTTACTGTGAAATTACCAAACCTACTGTGACCTTACCGGAATCATCACATGATTCACTGTCTATTTCAAACATTTcggtattaaaaaaaaaataacatgcaCTTTAagacaaaaacacaacaagaacgCATACAGACACAGAATCCATAGTACAGCATTCCACagggaaagaaagaaaagggataaaaaaggctatctcttaggggttaGAATTTCTTTTTATCACACACGAggtgctatccctcagggttaaaattgattttgccatCTGTTTTTACCGGAGAcacccccccctctcccaggcCCCCAAAACTGCCTCATGGTTCATCACCGAGCTAGCTAAGGAAATACAGTTAGAATACCTGGTTCACGGCTGACAcagcttgtttttgtttctataAAAGCAACATTTCAAAGTGTAACTTTACCATCAGGTGAATAACTGATGTCGTTATCATCTGGATATCCCTCACTTTCTGATTCACTGTCCCTTCCATACATTTCAAAAGCACTTTCATCGATTCCTGTATATAAAACATGTATCTTTAGTAGACAAAATATTAAAGGGGTGTAATATGCCTTTAAATAATCGGGGCGTAtgatacagagacattaagaCAACTGTggggtgtggggggggggtcttactggtcatttccttatgcATGTATCAATGtaaagggggagggatgggCAGATGTTGTGCGTTTGAACACCTTTTTCGTCCACACCTGGGGAATTTTACTACGAAATTTTCACCAGGGTCCAGACAATTGAATATGCCATTGCAGGAAAGTGGGGCTGTTTAAATTTTGGCGCAGAGGACTGAGGCAGTTTGAATATTTCGTGTGGGCCCTGGGTTCAAAACTTTACAGGTGGAGAAGCGTGGCTCTATTTCCGCTGACGGTAGTGGTGAAAACGTTGCTTGACGTTGCAGAGACAGAAAGTCTAGCTTTTTCAAGGTAAATTGTATTTAAACCACTGTATCAAATAGTTTATGTTGTTTGAAGAGTAGTTTCACACAATTTGAGTGTTTTGGAGGCATGTTCGTGCCATTATTTTATCGATGCTTTTTGCAAGCACCAGCCTTGCATGATAGCGAGAAATTGCTTTTATTTGTAGGAATcattgatcaaaataaaagacaatTATTCACTCTGTATTGCTGTACATCATGTGTTGATTTTCTTATGATTTGAAAGCTTTCTTGTCCATTTTCTGATTGCCAAGTTAATACAAGAACAAATttggattttaaaaaattttgatcaaatttgacattttttcCCATCCCCAGGTAAGGAATTTTCGTGTCATTTAAACTCCTTTCCTGGTCCCGAGGTCGGTAATTTGATGCATAAAATGTCAATGGCCCCACATCTgcctgtccccccccccccctctagcTTTACATTGATACAAGCATATATAACTTTAcaaaaaaggggggaggggcacaagCTAGCCCAGCTCCTATACGTGTTAAACACTGCCTGACTATCACAATATTGTGCATACAATTACTTACATATTCTACCACAGCATTCGACATACATACAGAAAACCTTTCCTTTTGCATTGAGCATGGGTTCGCATTTGCATGAAGCCCCAAAAATCACTGATTGGTCAGAATTTGTGTGAACTTATTATCTATCCACAGCTTAGCAGAATGAATGAAGATTGTCAGCCTTCTTAATTTACAGTTTCTGAATAAGAACAacgtaaaaaaaactatattttAATACGCCGAAATAAATATTCACCATTGTAACAAAGCATCACTCTCTTactctataatttttttcttaatcaaTAATTTTCTGATCAGACCTTTAACTGTTTCCTTTGTCATTGGAAGCTAGATTATTGCAGCTCATGGTCATGTGATAATCAGATAATATCATAAGATAGACGCCAAGAAATGAAGATACTATAACTTTGAGGACTGTCCTATATATTGAACCTAGAATTTTGATTGGAAGAAATCGGGGTAACAATGTAAGAAAAATGAAGACTTTGTTGTAAATCTAAATGGACCTGATATTTCTGTGCCTCCAAAATCTCAATATTTTCTCAGGAAACTTATATATTTCTGATATTTCTCTAcattttttaaccctaagctTTCATAATAGGAATTAAATGGTTTTAGAATGATTAGAAGACTATAATTTGATAATCCAAAACCACAATAGGACAGCCTTAAAATGATAGGGACCATTTTGAGAAATCAGATACTTTTTTGGCAAAATTtcataaagggggggggggggggggtgctccTAGAAAAGTAGACAGGGGTGATCATCCcgtctcttagggtataacaatcgaccaactgctattccttaggaggttttttatagtttttccgattctgctatctcttagggttcaAAAAATCCCTCTACCACAaacaatttgctatctcttaggggtaatcatttctttttatcaCACACAAGGTGCTGTTTctcagggttaaaattgattttgccatctgtttttatcggagacaccccccctctcccaggcCCCCAAAACTGCCTCATGGTTCATGACCGAGCTAGCTAAGGAAATACAGTTAGAATACCTGGTTCAAGGCTGACAcagcttgtttttgtttctataAAAGCAACATTTCAAAGGGTAACCTTACCATCAGGTGAATAACTGGTGTCGTTAATATCTGGATATCCCTCACTTTCTGATTCACTGTCACTTCGATGCATTTCAAAAACACTTTCATCGATTCCTGTATATAAAACATGTATCTTTAGTAGACAAAATATTAAAGGGGTGTAATATGCCTTTAAATAATCGGGGCGTAtgatacagagacattaagaCAACTGTggggtgtgggggggggggtcttactggtcatttccttatgcATGTATCAATGTAAAGGGGGAGGGATTGGCAGATGTTGTGCGTTTGAACACCTTTTTCGTCCACACCTGGGGAATTTTACTACGAAATTTTCACCAGGGTCCAGACAATTGAATATGCCATTGCAGGAAAGTGGGGCTGTTTAAATTTTGGCGCAGAGGACTGAGGCAGTTTGAATTTTTCGTGTGGGCCCTGGGTTCAAAACTTTACAGGTGGAGAAGCGTGGCTCTATTTCCGCTGACGGTAGTGGTGAAAACGTTGCTCGACGTTGCAGAGACAGAAAGTCAAGCTTTTTCAAGGTAAATTGTATTTAAACCACTGTATCAAATAGTTTATGTTGTTTGAAGAGTAGTTTCACGCAATTTGAGTGTTTTGGAGGCATGTTCGTGCCATATGATTTGAAAGCTTTCTTGTCCATTTTCTGATTGCCAAATTAATACAAGAACAAATttggattttaaaaaattttgatcaaatttgacattttttcCTATCCCCAGGTAAGGAATTTTCGTGTTATTTAAACTCCTTTCCTGGTCCCGAGGTCGGGAATTTGATGCATAAAATGTCAATGGCCCCACATCTgcctgtcccccccccccccctctagcTTTACATTGATACAAGCATATATAACTTTACAAAAAAGGGGGGGAGAAGCACAAGCTAGCCCAGCTCCTATACGTGTTAAACACTGCCTGACTATCACAATATTGTGCATACAATTACTTACATATTCTACCACAGCATTCGACATGCATACAGAAAACCTTTCCTTTTGCATTGAGCATGGGTTCGCATTTGCATGAAGCCCCAAAAATCACTGATTGGTCAGAATTTGTGTGAACTTATTATCTATCCACAGCTTAGCAGAATGAATGAAGATTGTCAGCCTTCTTAATTTACAGTTTCTGAATAAGAACAACGTGAAAAAAACTATATTTTAATACGCCGAAATAAATATTCACCATTGAAGCATCACTCTCTTACTCTATAATTTTTTCTTAATCAATAATTTTCTGATCAGACCTTTAACTGTTTCCTTTGTCATTGGAAGCTAGATTATTGCAGCTCATGGTCATGTGATAATCAGATAATATCATAAGATAGACGCCAAGAAATGAAGATACTATAACTTTGAGGACTGTCCTATATATTGAACCTAGAATTTTGATTGGAAGAAATCGGGGTAACAATGTAAGAAAAATGAAGACTTTGTTGTAAATCTAAATGGACCAGATATTTCTGTGCCTCCAAAATCTCAATATTTTCTCAGGAAACTTATATATTTCTGATATTTCTCTActttttttaaccctaagctTTCATAATAGGAATTAAATGGTTTTAGAATGATTAGAAGACTATAATTTAATAATCCAAAACCACAATAGGACAGCCTTAAAATGATAGGGACCATTTTGAGAAATCAGATActtttttggctaaatttcaatatatgttctataaaggggggggggggggggtgctcctagaaaagtagacaggggtgatcatcccatctcttagggtataacaatcgaccaactgctattccttaggaggtttttttatagtttttccgattctgctatctcttagggttcaAAAAATCCCTCTACCACAaacaatttgctatctcttaggggtaatcatttctttttatcaCACACAAGGTGCTGTTCctcagggttaaaattgattttgccatctgtttttatcggagacaccccccctctcccaggcCCCCAAAACTGCCTCATGGTTCATCACCGAGCTAGCTAAGGAAATACCATAAGAATACCTGGTTCAAGGCTGACAcagcttgtttttgtttctataAAAGCAACATTTCAAAGGGTAACCTTACCATCAGGTGAATAACTGATGTCGTTATCATCTGGATATCCCTCACTTTCTGATTCACTGTCCCTTCCATACATTTCAAAAGCACTTTCATCGATTCCTGTATATAAAACATGTATCTTTAGTAGACAAAATATTAAAGGGGTGTAATATGCCTTTAAATAATCGGGGCGTAtgatacagagacattaagaCAACTGTggggtgtgggggggggggggtcttactggtcatttccttatgcATGTATCAATGtaaagggggagggatgggCAGATGTGGGGCGTTTGAACACCTTTTTCGTCCACACCTGGGGAATTTTACTACGAAATTTTCACCAGGGTCCAGACAATTGAATATGCCATTGCAGGAAAGTGGGGCTGTTTAAATTTTGGCGCAGAGGACTGAGGCAGTTTGAATTTTTCGTGTGGGCCCTGGGTTCAAAACTGTACAGGTGGAGAAGCGTGGCTCTATTTCCGCTGACGGTAGTGGTGAAAACGTTGCTCGACGTTGCAGAGACAGAAAGTCAAGCTTTTTCAAGGTAAATTGTATTTAAACCACTGTATCAAATAGTTTATGTTGTTTGAAGAGTAGT
The DNA window shown above is from Nematostella vectensis chromosome 15, jaNemVect1.1, whole genome shotgun sequence and carries:
- the LOC116616200 gene encoding cyclic GMP-AMP synthase-like isoform X1, yielding MNRSDSESESEGYPDDNDTSYSPDGIDESAFEMYGRDSESESEGYPDDNDISYSPDGIDESAFEMYGRDSESESEGYPDDNDISYSPDGIDESAFEMYGRDSESESEGYPDDNDISYSPDGIDESVFEMHRSDSESESEGYPDINDTSYSPDGIDESAFEMYGRDSESESEGYPDDNDISYSPDEMFEIDSESCDDSEICRKRKRKNPGKQINVLTPKELRHFFAQRKISKSSRKWARSTSNKFLSELRVHLNRLCSSRRSGCVFSHFEYTGSFYENLKTDHADELDIMVAFKANLSHLEIVEDRPGYVKLRQRIEGQFVSEGKNRVLQKGYLSPVLVCNWFFGLIQHALNKITIPGLQCTAGNKKGPAATLNVQATDKELDIDLVPALLFKDDKEKEGIEKRVRHYVAKPTADDELLWRNSFSLDEKRKLYNIDKKDKGCRHEVIRIAKSIRLKDIPLHHLSSYHIKTVFFHYNFGKEDLDWSKDKVVDRFIGLLQLLRDYVSKQNLPSYYIPRLNLFENFDKELLRSIEGRLSELIKPQSAYKRRKLLALPLHSSQEKGE
- the LOC116616200 gene encoding cyclic GMP-AMP synthase-like isoform X3; the protein is MNRSDSESESEGYPDDNDTSYSPDGIDESAFEMYGRDSESESEGYPDDNDISYSPDGIDESAFEMYGRDSESESEGYPDDNDISYSPDGIDESAFEMYGRDSESESEGYPDDNDISYSPDGIDESAFEMYGRDSESESEGYPDDNDISYSPDEMFEIDSESCDDSEICRKRKRKNPGKQINVLTPKELRHFFAQRKISKSSRKWARSTSNKFLSELRVHLNRLCSSRRSGCVFSHFEYTGSFYENLKTDHADELDIMVAFKANLSHLEIVEDRPGYVKLRQRIEGQFVSEGKNRVLQKGYLSPVLVCNWFFGLIQHALNKITIPGLQCTAGNKKGPAATLNVQATDKELDIDLVPALLFKDDKEKEGIEKRVRHYVAKPTADDELLWRNSFSLDEKRKLYNIDKKDKGCRHEVIRIAKSIRLKDIPLHHLSSYHIKTVFFHYNFGKEDLDWSKDKVVDRFIGLLQLLRDYVSKQNLPSYYIPRLNLFENFDKELLRSIEGRLSELIKPQSAYKRRKLLALPLHSSQEKGE
- the LOC116616200 gene encoding cyclic GMP-AMP synthase-like isoform X4, with product MNRSDSESESEGYPDDNDTSYSPDGIDESAFEMYGRDSESESEGYPDDNDISYSPDGIDESAFEMYGRDSESESEGYPDDNDISYSPDGIDESAFEMYGRDSESESEGYPDDNDISYSPDGIDESVFEMHRSDSESESEGYPDINDTSYSPDEMFEIDSESCDDSEICRKRKRKNPGKQINVLTPKELRHFFAQRKISKSSRKWARSTSNKFLSELRVHLNRLCSSRRSGCVFSHFEYTGSFYENLKTDHADELDIMVAFKANLSHLEIVEDRPGYVKLRQRIEGQFVSEGKNRVLQKGYLSPVLVCNWFFGLIQHALNKITIPGLQCTAGNKKGPAATLNVQATDKELDIDLVPALLFKDDKEKEGIEKRVRHYVAKPTADDELLWRNSFSLDEKRKLYNIDKKDKGCRHEVIRIAKSIRLKDIPLHHLSSYHIKTVFFHYNFGKEDLDWSKDKVVDRFIGLLQLLRDYVSKQNLPSYYIPRLNLFENFDKELLRSIEGRLSELIKPQSAYKRRKLLALPLHSSQEKGE
- the LOC116616200 gene encoding cyclic GMP-AMP synthase-like isoform X5, whose product is MNRSDSESESEGYPDDNDTSYSPDGIDESAFEMYGRDSESESEGYPDDNDISYSPDGIDESAFEMYGRDSESESEGYPDDNDISYSPDGIDESAFEMYGRDSESESEGYPDDNDISYSPDGIDESAFEMYGRDSESESEGYPDDNDISYSPDEICRKRKRKNPGKQINVLTPKELRHFFAQRKISKSSRKWARSTSNKFLSELRVHLNRLCSSRRSGCVFSHFEYTGSFYENLKTDHADELDIMVAFKANLSHLEIVEDRPGYVKLRQRIEGQFVSEGKNRVLQKGYLSPVLVCNWFFGLIQHALNKITIPGLQCTAGNKKGPAATLNVQATDKELDIDLVPALLFKDDKEKEGIEKRVRHYVAKPTADDELLWRNSFSLDEKRKLYNIDKKDKGCRHEVIRIAKSIRLKDIPLHHLSSYHIKTVFFHYNFGKEDLDWSKDKVVDRFIGLLQLLRDYVSKQNLPSYYIPRLNLFENFDKELLRSIEGRLSELIKPQSAYKRRKLLALPLHSSQEKGE
- the LOC116616200 gene encoding cyclic GMP-AMP synthase-like isoform X2: MNRSDSESESEGYPDDNDTSYSPDGIDESAFEMYGRDSESESEGYPDDNDISYSPDGIDESAFEMYGRDSESESEGYPDDNDISYSPDGIDESAFEMYGRDSESESEGYPDDNDISYSPDGIDESVFEMHRSDSESESEGYPDINDTSYSPDGIDESAFEMYGRDSESESEGYPDDNDISYSPDEICRKRKRKNPGKQINVLTPKELRHFFAQRKISKSSRKWARSTSNKFLSELRVHLNRLCSSRRSGCVFSHFEYTGSFYENLKTDHADELDIMVAFKANLSHLEIVEDRPGYVKLRQRIEGQFVSEGKNRVLQKGYLSPVLVCNWFFGLIQHALNKITIPGLQCTAGNKKGPAATLNVQATDKELDIDLVPALLFKDDKEKEGIEKRVRHYVAKPTADDELLWRNSFSLDEKRKLYNIDKKDKGCRHEVIRIAKSIRLKDIPLHHLSSYHIKTVFFHYNFGKEDLDWSKDKVVDRFIGLLQLLRDYVSKQNLPSYYIPRLNLFENFDKELLRSIEGRLSELIKPQSAYKRRKLLALPLHSSQEKGE
- the LOC116616200 gene encoding cyclic GMP-AMP synthase-like isoform X6, which encodes MYGRDSESESEGYPDDNDISYSPDGIDESVFEMHRSDSESESEGYPDINDTSYSPDGIDESAFEMYGRDSESESEGYPDDNDISYSPDEMFEIDSESCDDSEICRKRKRKNPGKQINVLTPKELRHFFAQRKISKSSRKWARSTSNKFLSELRVHLNRLCSSRRSGCVFSHFEYTGSFYENLKTDHADELDIMVAFKANLSHLEIVEDRPGYVKLRQRIEGQFVSEGKNRVLQKGYLSPVLVCNWFFGLIQHALNKITIPGLQCTAGNKKGPAATLNVQATDKELDIDLVPALLFKDDKEKEGIEKRVRHYVAKPTADDELLWRNSFSLDEKRKLYNIDKKDKGCRHEVIRIAKSIRLKDIPLHHLSSYHIKTVFFHYNFGKEDLDWSKDKVVDRFIGLLQLLRDYVSKQNLPSYYIPRLNLFENFDKELLRSIEGRLSELIKPQSAYKRRKLLALPLHSSQEKGE
- the LOC116616200 gene encoding cyclic GMP-AMP synthase-like isoform X7, whose amino-acid sequence is MNRSDSESESEGYPDDNDTSYSPDGIDESVFEMHRSDSESESEGYPDINDTSYSPDGIDESAFEMYGRDSESESEGYPDDNDISYSPDEMFEIDSESCDDSEICRKRKRKNPGKQINVLTPKELRHFFAQRKISKSSRKWARSTSNKFLSELRVHLNRLCSSRRSGCVFSHFEYTGSFYENLKTDHADELDIMVAFKANLSHLEIVEDRPGYVKLRQRIEGQFVSEGKNRVLQKGYLSPVLVCNWFFGLIQHALNKITIPGLQCTAGNKKGPAATLNVQATDKELDIDLVPALLFKDDKEKEGIEKRVRHYVAKPTADDELLWRNSFSLDEKRKLYNIDKKDKGCRHEVIRIAKSIRLKDIPLHHLSSYHIKTVFFHYNFGKEDLDWSKDKVVDRFIGLLQLLRDYVSKQNLPSYYIPRLNLFENFDKELLRSIEGRLSELIKPQSAYKRRKLLALPLHSSQEKGE